Part of the Triticum aestivum cultivar Chinese Spring chromosome 4D, IWGSC CS RefSeq v2.1, whole genome shotgun sequence genome is shown below.
CGGAAATTAGGGTCACCGTCCGGCAGCCGCAATCAGGTGACTCGCTGGAACCGTGGTGGCTTCAGGCGCGGAATGCAATCTCGAAGACGGACAGAAGAGGTTTTGACACCACCGTCATCTTCGTAGCTTGGTCTTTATGGAAGCAAAGGAATGCTAGAGTATTTGGGCGGGTGGCGCAACAAAGGAGCCCGCGGCAGTTGGTACACCAAATCTTCGATGAGCTTAAAGAGTGGGATGAAGCCGATGTTGGGGGAATACATCGATTTATGAGTAGTTAGGCTAAGTATTGTTTAGGTGTTGAGTGGATCTTGCTAGCTTGATGTTCGCATCTATGCCTAGCTTCTTGTAATTATGTTTgctgccttctataaaaatatggtacgccgttggcgtactctcgaaaaatcATGTTTCCGTAATAATTAAAATTACACTAAGCACATCACAATTTCAAGCTGTTGCTGGGCCTTTTCGGTTGTGGCGGCAACCGAAGGCATTGTGAAGTTGAGCACCGGGAAGCTCATCTCGTTGTCGGAGCAAGAGCTGGTTGACTGCGATGTCCATGGTGTGGATCAGGGTTGTGAGGGTGGCGAGATGGACGACGCCTTCAAATTCATCATTAAGAACGGCGGCCTCACAACCGAGTCCAACTACCCATACACGGCACAGGATGGGCAGTGCAAGACCAGCATTGCAAGCACCAGTGTGGCAACCATCAAGGGCTACGAAGATGTCCCCGCCAACGATGAATCTTCTCTTATGAAAGCAATCGCTAACCAACCTGTATCAGTAGCTGTGGACGGAGGGGATGTCATATTTCAACATTACTCTGGCGGGGTGATGGCCGGCTCCTGCGGAACTGATTTGGACCATGGGATAGCGGCGATTGGGTATGGCATGACGAGTGATGGAACTAAGTATTGGCAACTGAAGAACTCATGGGGCACCACATGGGGTGAGAATGGTTACCTCAGAATGGAGAAGGATATTTCAAACAAGAGTGGTATGTGTGGCTTGGCCATGCAACCTTCCTACCCCACCGAGTAGGAGATATACATTGCCACATATTTATCTACAAATATTGCATAAATATGTGTATTTTATTTTCATGTATGTATCTTCCATTAcactaccttgtttcttgtttgtaAAGTCATGAATGCTCCGTGAATATACATAACAGAAGATAGATAGATGACTTTGAGCTTAGTATTATATGGTGATGTCTACACCAAAATCGATCTTGTTTTAATCCACTTCTTCAATGGAACACATTTCTCCCCGAAAATGAGGGAGTCCCTCTAGCCTTTACATCTATCAATGCACACAACGTTCTTAATTAAAGT
Proteins encoded:
- the LOC123099442 gene encoding senescence-specific cysteine protease SAG39-like, with the protein product MAIPKALLLAILGCICLCSSTVLSARELGDVSTVERHEQWMVKYNRVYKDDAEKAQRFEVFKANVAFIGSFNAGNHKFWLGVNQFTDLTNDEFRATKTNKGLKRSGGRAPTGFKYSNVITDALPTVVDWRTKGVVTPIKDQGQCGNCCWAFSVVAATEGIVKLSTGKLISLSEQELVDCDVHGVDQGCEGGEMDDAFKFIIKNGGLTTESNYPYTAQDGQCKTSIASTSVATIKGYEDVPANDESSLMKAIANQPVSVAVDGGDVIFQHYSGGVMAGSCGTDLDHGIAAIGYGMTSDGTKYWQLKNSWGTTWGENGYLRMEKDISNKSGMCGLAMQPSYPTE